A single window of Vallitalea okinawensis DNA harbors:
- a CDS encoding HAD-IB family phosphatase, with product MSDYVFLFDLDATITRVEILPELSRELGMYDKMRDLTEKTMRGEIPFRDSFLERVNLLKNLPISQVADFVENIPLNDKLADFIMNNNERCYIVTGNLDVWIQRLMIKLKVSNHVFCSTTSHKEDKLLKVNSVIDKAKVIEQFISPVVAVGDGSNDSEMIGMAQIGIGYGGVRPVAYSTLCNSKFAIYEEGKLCQFLQRLL from the coding sequence ATGTCAGATTATGTGTTTTTGTTTGACCTTGATGCAACAATTACTCGAGTAGAAATTTTACCAGAATTATCTAGAGAATTAGGAATGTATGATAAAATGAGGGATTTAACTGAAAAAACTATGAGAGGTGAGATACCATTTAGAGACAGCTTTTTAGAGCGTGTTAACCTACTTAAAAATTTGCCTATAAGCCAAGTTGCTGATTTTGTTGAAAATATTCCATTGAATGATAAGTTAGCTGATTTTATCATGAATAATAATGAAAGATGTTATATTGTTACTGGAAATTTGGATGTATGGATACAAAGACTTATGATTAAGCTTAAGGTATCAAATCATGTATTTTGTTCAACGACATCTCACAAAGAGGATAAGCTATTGAAGGTAAATAGCGTTATAGATAAAGCAAAAGTAATTGAGCAATTCATATCACCAGTAGTGGCTGTTGGAGATGGTAGCAACGATTCAGAAATGATAGGTATGGCACAAATTGGTATAGGATATGGTGGAGTGAGACCAGTTGCATATTCTACATTATGCAATTCTAAGTTTGCAATTTATGAGGAGGGGAAATTATGTCAATTCCTACAACGATTGTTATAA
- a CDS encoding LicD family protein produces MNNKYFRSEIHSYLDDLYTEFEEYQNDVLETLIEFNRLCSLRNIEYYVGFGSLLGFFRNGNLLPWDYDIDVIVPIYEKKKLIKTLNKELDPKFYYYCPEVDEKCRHYCIRITKKDFNSSAIHMDIFFLIGAPEDKNKREGFRKKVKKINRIRKIKLVNAKEESMGINTFRIARNIKKIIYFPISIKVLNLFYNYLCHKINYENAKYVTTMQAAADTYNKNIFGKPTIIEIKGNKFKAPSDIIGFLNSTYSNYESIPPICSRFDEFYQSIQRLKYFNNGNKVLNKSDFQINNYK; encoded by the coding sequence ATGAATAACAAATACTTTAGGTCAGAAATACATTCCTATCTAGATGATTTATATACAGAATTTGAAGAATATCAAAATGATGTTTTAGAAACGTTAATAGAATTTAATAGACTGTGTAGCCTAAGAAATATTGAGTATTATGTCGGTTTTGGTTCTCTGTTAGGATTCTTCAGAAATGGCAACTTGCTACCATGGGATTATGACATAGATGTTATCGTACCAATATATGAAAAGAAAAAATTGATTAAAACATTAAATAAAGAATTGGATCCAAAATTTTATTATTATTGTCCTGAGGTAGATGAGAAATGTAGACATTATTGTATAAGGATTACAAAAAAAGATTTTAACTCATCTGCAATACATATGGATATATTTTTCTTAATAGGAGCTCCTGAAGATAAGAATAAACGTGAAGGATTTAGAAAAAAAGTTAAAAAAATAAATAGGATACGAAAAATAAAGTTAGTTAATGCAAAAGAAGAGTCTATGGGGATAAATACTTTTCGGATCGCTAGAAATATAAAAAAAATAATTTATTTTCCTATCTCAATAAAGGTACTAAATCTTTTTTATAATTATCTTTGCCATAAAATAAATTATGAAAATGCAAAGTATGTAACAACTATGCAAGCTGCGGCAGACACATACAACAAAAACATATTTGGGAAACCAACAATAATAGAAATTAAAGGGAATAAATTTAAAGCCCCATCAGATATTATAGGATTTCTTAACTCAACGTATAGTAATTATGAAAGTATACCACCTATTTGTTCAAGATTTGATGAATTTTATCAATCAATACAAAGACTTAAATATTTTAACAACGGTAATAAAGTATTAAATAAGAGTGATTTTCAGATTAATAATTATAAATAA
- a CDS encoding ATP-grasp fold amidoligase family protein: protein MLLRRSSGKKNRSKIAITVKDAILKVFYSPIGRMIPDKNYIMIMYRLRARKHLNLDTPMSFNEKLQWLKLYDRKPVYTSMVDKHEAKGYVKDKIGEEHIIPTLSVWESFDDIDFSKLPDQFVLKCTHDSGGLVICRDKSCLDVDEARKKINKCLKRNFYYVGREWPYKNVKPRIIAEKYMVDGQESEHDIGLTDYKFFCFNGKPKFLYVSKNLTNHTYARISFATLDWKLSPFYRNDYQPFKELPEKPKCFEEMICLAEKLSQGMKFLRVDLYEVKGKVYFSELTFCPCNGLFPFEPPEWDYKLGEMIDLDEF, encoded by the coding sequence ATGTTGTTAAGGAGATCATCGGGTAAAAAAAATAGAAGTAAGATTGCGATTACCGTTAAAGACGCAATTTTGAAGGTGTTTTATTCGCCGATAGGAAGAATGATTCCTGATAAAAATTATATCATGATTATGTATAGATTGAGAGCTAGAAAACATTTGAACCTCGATACCCCGATGTCGTTTAATGAAAAGTTACAGTGGTTAAAATTATATGATCGTAAACCCGTATATACCTCCATGGTGGATAAGCATGAGGCAAAGGGCTATGTGAAGGATAAGATTGGTGAAGAACATATAATACCAACATTAAGCGTGTGGGAAAGCTTTGATGACATTGATTTTTCAAAGTTACCGGATCAATTTGTTTTGAAATGCACACATGATTCTGGGGGATTGGTTATTTGTCGTGATAAAAGTTGTTTAGATGTTGATGAGGCTAGAAAAAAAATCAACAAATGCTTGAAAAGGAATTTCTATTATGTTGGTCGTGAATGGCCATATAAAAATGTTAAACCTAGAATCATTGCAGAAAAGTATATGGTTGATGGTCAAGAAAGTGAACATGATATCGGGCTGACTGATTACAAGTTTTTCTGCTTTAATGGGAAACCAAAATTTCTTTATGTTTCTAAAAATTTAACTAATCATACTTATGCAAGAATAAGTTTTGCAACTTTAGATTGGAAATTGTCACCGTTTTATAGAAATGATTATCAGCCGTTTAAAGAGTTGCCAGAGAAGCCAAAATGCTTCGAAGAAATGATTTGTTTAGCAGAAAAATTATCTCAAGGAATGAAATTTTTACGTGTTGATTTATATGAAGTAAAAGGGAAAGTTTATTTTTCTGAATTAACATTTTGCCCTTGTAATGGACTGTTTCCATTTGAACCTCCAGAATGGGATTATAAGCTTGGAGAAATGATTGATTTGGATGAGTTTTAA
- a CDS encoding glucosamine inositolphosphorylceramide transferase family protein, whose product MSKLSVGIIVDNTSQSNTVWDLYNRSLKSDKYVIKTLIVQSKKKEKRIKSHYNFIKKKGILRYIGRLTFKVIIQCEKMLFLKRIKKTKYFDSYFLNEFDIKKLHVNPIISKSGLVYRYSEEDLEKIKRENLDILVRAGGGILRGEILTITKYGILSFHHADNDINRGAPSGFWQVYHRLDKTGFIIQILKDELDGGEVLFKGFIRTAPIFLQNKANLYSKANYFMHKILNEISTSESIPPSLKKIPYAYTLFTQPKIREQLMYIFKTINYLSKGFFTNTILNHKMRWGVAYIFSNNWRSSVLWKSKIIKNPPKRYLAYPFVINHNNLNICYVEDYNFITKTSKISAIELKKDGYKFLGTALQESFNLSYPFLFKSLDEIYMCPASHQINDIRIYKCDDFPLKWSLHKILIKDIDTMNTSIFELDGKWWMLTNVDSTNSGDYNSELHIFYSDSFESDKWIPHPKNPIIFDSTRSKNSGLIIDNEGIFRIFQVQSFYNESRSMGIAQILKINNEEYVEKVYAEIPPKFLPKIKGTHTFSYDNSGLVSLDFVKSENIRK is encoded by the coding sequence ATGAGCAAACTTTCTGTAGGAATAATTGTGGATAATACCAGCCAGTCTAATACTGTTTGGGATTTGTACAACAGAAGTTTAAAGTCGGACAAATATGTGATTAAGACATTAATTGTTCAGAGCAAGAAAAAGGAAAAAAGAATTAAAAGCCACTATAACTTTATCAAGAAAAAAGGGATTCTAAGATATATTGGAAGATTAACCTTTAAAGTTATAATACAATGTGAAAAAATGCTTTTCTTAAAAAGAATTAAGAAAACAAAATATTTTGACTCATACTTTTTAAATGAATTTGATATTAAGAAACTCCATGTTAATCCCATAATATCAAAAAGTGGTTTAGTTTATAGATATAGCGAAGAGGATTTAGAGAAAATCAAACGTGAAAATTTAGATATACTTGTTAGAGCTGGGGGAGGTATATTAAGAGGAGAAATTTTGACAATTACTAAGTATGGCATTTTGTCTTTCCATCATGCTGACAATGATATTAATCGCGGCGCACCATCTGGATTTTGGCAGGTATATCATCGTTTAGATAAAACAGGATTTATAATTCAGATTTTAAAAGATGAATTAGATGGAGGTGAAGTATTATTCAAAGGGTTTATTAGAACCGCTCCAATATTCTTACAGAATAAAGCAAATTTATACTCAAAGGCAAACTACTTTATGCATAAGATTCTAAATGAAATATCTACGAGTGAATCAATTCCTCCAAGTTTAAAGAAGATTCCTTATGCTTATACATTGTTTACACAACCTAAAATAAGAGAACAACTAATGTATATTTTTAAGACCATCAATTACTTATCTAAAGGATTCTTTACTAACACAATTCTAAATCATAAGATGAGATGGGGAGTAGCATATATTTTTTCAAATAATTGGAGAAGTTCAGTTTTATGGAAATCTAAGATTATTAAAAATCCTCCTAAAAGATATTTAGCTTATCCATTTGTAATTAATCATAATAATCTTAATATATGTTATGTAGAAGACTATAACTTTATTACGAAAACTAGTAAAATATCAGCTATTGAGTTAAAGAAAGACGGATATAAGTTTTTGGGAACTGCGTTGCAAGAATCATTTAACCTTTCTTATCCATTTTTGTTTAAAAGTTTAGATGAAATATATATGTGTCCAGCAAGTCATCAGATAAATGATATTCGAATATACAAATGTGACGATTTTCCATTGAAATGGTCTTTGCATAAAATTTTAATTAAAGACATTGATACAATGAATACTTCAATATTTGAGCTTGATGGAAAGTGGTGGATGCTTACTAATGTTGATTCAACTAATAGTGGGGATTATAATTCTGAATTGCATATATTCTATTCTGATTCATTTGAATCAGATAAATGGATACCTCACCCGAAGAATCCTATTATCTTTGATAGTACAAGAAGTAAAAATTCTGGATTAATTATAGATAATGAAGGAATATTTAGAATTTTCCAAGTTCAAAGTTTTTATAATGAGAGTAGATCAATGGGAATAGCACAAATTCTTAAAATAAACAACGAAGAATATGTAGAAAAAGTTTACGCAGAGATACCTCCTAAGTTTTTACCCAAAATTAAAGGGACACACACATTTTCATATGATAATTCAGGATTAGTTTCATTGGACTTTGTTAAAAGTGAAAATATTAGGAAATGA
- a CDS encoding glycosyltransferase — MSKKRILIIHPSLGSGGAEKIIAFVSNCLIKEYSVTLLLLQKNRRTLPVDANIAVIETECYSTLPIISKQVIRGFKDTNKLISEIKYQVKSVKPDLLICFDLRVLLASRIAMANKSNQILFSERADPYENPRYWQFLLRRIYKKIGYVVFQTKEARNYYGGIVDSKSTVIPNPALSRNLETSSLNIVNRESYIFTAGRFQHRKGFDILIQAFAEMIKFEAKYRLKIYGEGEEKESLNKLVLENGIEDKVEILPPVSGVIEKNNNAELFVLPSRSEGIPNIMIEAMMAEIPCIASDCSPGGAKLLSENGQVCLLANNDDYKSLAEKLVYAARNKSNMENMAKKAKKSLSRFDAEKIAGEWRNVVKEIIG, encoded by the coding sequence ATGTCTAAAAAAAGAATATTGATTATTCATCCATCCCTCGGCAGTGGAGGGGCAGAAAAAATAATAGCATTTGTTTCAAACTGCTTAATAAAAGAGTATTCAGTGACCCTGCTATTATTGCAAAAGAATAGGCGCACATTGCCAGTTGATGCTAATATAGCTGTGATAGAAACCGAATGTTATTCCACTTTGCCAATAATAAGTAAGCAGGTTATTAGAGGATTTAAGGATACCAATAAGCTTATTAGTGAAATAAAGTATCAAGTCAAATCGGTAAAACCTGATTTGTTGATTTGTTTTGATTTGCGAGTTTTATTAGCATCCAGAATAGCTATGGCAAATAAATCAAACCAAATTCTATTTTCTGAAAGGGCAGATCCTTATGAAAACCCAAGATATTGGCAATTTTTATTGAGGCGAATTTATAAGAAAATAGGTTATGTTGTGTTTCAAACTAAAGAAGCTAGAAATTATTATGGGGGTATAGTTGATTCAAAATCTACTGTAATTCCTAATCCGGCATTATCTCGAAATCTGGAGACTAGTTCCCTAAATATAGTGAATAGAGAAAGTTATATATTTACGGCGGGGAGATTTCAGCACAGAAAGGGATTTGACATATTAATACAAGCTTTCGCTGAAATGATAAAGTTTGAAGCAAAGTATAGGTTAAAAATATATGGTGAGGGAGAAGAAAAAGAGTCCCTAAATAAATTAGTTTTGGAGAATGGAATTGAAGATAAGGTTGAAATTCTTCCTCCAGTATCTGGAGTTATAGAAAAAAATAACAATGCGGAATTATTTGTTTTACCATCAAGATCAGAAGGAATTCCTAATATTATGATTGAAGCTATGATGGCTGAAATTCCTTGTATTGCATCTGACTGTTCGCCGGGTGGAGCAAAACTTTTATCTGAGAATGGACAGGTTTGTTTATTAGCAAATAATGACGATTATAAATCTTTAGCAGAAAAATTGGTTTATGCGGCCAGAAATAAAAGTAATATGGAAAACATGGCGAAAAAAGCAAAAAAAAGCTTATCAAGATTTGATGCTGAAAAAATAGCTGGAGAGTGGAGAAATGTTGTTAAGGAGATCATCGGGTAA
- a CDS encoding phosphocholine cytidylyltransferase family protein, which translates to MSIPTTIVISCAGMGSRLGLGCPKSLVEIDGKPLIIRQLEMLQNYDDIRIVVGYQMEKVIEVVSLYRKDIVFAINNNYMNTGTGASFCIGAENSREYVVSLDGDLLVNPQDLQDVLKVKDEFICGTDPSTDNPVLMDTTQENGSLVVKEFSRERGQYEWTGLMKIKKEHISAVRGHVYTILEPLLPLPMKYIRTKEIDTLDDYDRAVEWVRNGYL; encoded by the coding sequence ATGTCAATTCCTACAACGATTGTTATAAGTTGTGCTGGAATGGGATCTAGATTAGGGTTAGGTTGTCCTAAGTCCTTAGTTGAAATCGATGGTAAGCCACTAATAATTAGGCAGCTTGAAATGCTACAAAATTATGATGATATAAGAATAGTAGTTGGATATCAAATGGAAAAAGTAATAGAAGTTGTTTCATTATATCGGAAAGATATTGTTTTTGCAATTAACAATAATTACATGAACACAGGCACTGGAGCAAGCTTTTGTATTGGTGCTGAAAATTCTAGAGAGTATGTTGTTTCTTTGGATGGTGATTTACTTGTTAATCCACAAGATTTGCAAGATGTACTAAAAGTAAAGGATGAATTTATTTGTGGTACTGACCCATCAACCGATAATCCCGTATTGATGGATACTACACAGGAAAATGGTTCGTTAGTAGTAAAAGAGTTTTCACGTGAACGTGGTCAGTATGAGTGGACAGGTTTAATGAAAATAAAAAAAGAGCATATCAGTGCGGTAAGAGGACATGTTTATACAATACTAGAGCCTCTTTTGCCACTGCCTATGAAATATATTAGAACTAAGGAAATAGATACACTTGATGATTACGACAGAGCTGTTGAATGGGTAAGAAATGGATATTTATAA